Proteins encoded together in one Lathyrus oleraceus cultivar Zhongwan6 chromosome 5, CAAS_Psat_ZW6_1.0, whole genome shotgun sequence window:
- the LOC127080745 gene encoding secreted RxLR effector protein 161-like, producing MQKLRVSHLAATKRTLRYLKETLDHGILFPATDEGKECKLVGYTDSRWCSDDEDRKSIVGYVFMLGGATFAWSSRKEPIVALLSCETEYIDASLCACQATWMVNLVEEITGKNHGTITMKIGNMYAINLEKNLIAHGRSKHI from the coding sequence ATGCAGAAACTAAGGGTATCACACctagcagcgacgaagaggaCACTAAGGTATCTAAAAGAAACTCTCGAccatggcattttgtttcctgcaactgatgaaggaaaagaatgcaagcTAGTGGGTTACACCGATTCAAGATGGTGTAGTGATGATGAGGATAGAAAATCCATAGTTGGCTAcgtgtttatgctaggtggtgcaaCATTTGCTTGGAGTTCAAGAAAGGAACCAATAGTAGCATTGTTGTCGTGTGAAACAGAGTACATAGatgcttctctttgtgcatgtcaagcaacatggatggtgaatttggttGAAGAGATTACAGGAAAGAATCATGGAACGATTACCATGAAGATTGGCAACATGTATGCTATCAATCTGGAAAAGAATCTGATAGCGCATGGAAGAAGCAAGCACATCtaa